Proteins encoded together in one Cicer arietinum cultivar CDC Frontier isolate Library 1 chromosome 4, Cicar.CDCFrontier_v2.0, whole genome shotgun sequence window:
- the LOC113786243 gene encoding uncharacterized protein, with protein MARRTNRSVPQGRNDMTEAIQAMNAMAAAMAQQAAIQAQRDAQRDQRDEAASAARALNEFRRQDPPKFKGEHDPDKADLWLQEIEKIFEILHCSDNAKVEYATYLMIGEAEYWWRGAKKMMETNHEELTWEAFKNKFLEKYFPKSARAEKEAQFLKLYQGNLTIAEYAAKFESLAKHFRYFLNQIDEEYMCERFESGLRYEIKELVGPLEIRQYQVLVEKCKKVEQMKQSRMNRGAIGGPIRPQGYNDQQNRGQAASTTQAICPTTRECLRSTSTSKQGRSRAKSSREGHKISECPIRPRVCYICQKPDHFANECPERKDDRAVDRNNVNDNVVRLTANGRVYHINGEETPSSSELIQGECLIAGRSLNVIYDSGATHSFISLDWVDSLQLTVTTLPFDLVVTLPSTESVKCNTACLQCPLIVFDMRFNVDLICIPLKPVGVILGMDWLSSHYVLLDCARKYVIFQDPGVSRFLDTNK; from the exons ATGGCTCGTCGCACAAACCGATCGGTTCCCCAAGGAAGAAACGACATGACTGAAGCAATCCAAGCCATGAATGCTATGGCCGCAGCAATGGCCCAACAAGCTGCGATCCAGGCTCAACGAGATGCACAGAGGGATCAGAGGGATGAAGCAGCCAGTGCAGCAAGAGCATTGAATGAATTTCGTCGACAAGATCCGCCTAAATTCAAAGGGGAACATGACCCCGACAAGGCTGATCTTTGGCTGCAAGAAAtcgagaagatcttcgagatctTACACTGCTCTGACAATGCGAAAGTAGAGTATGCAACCTATTTGATGATTGGTGAAGCTGAATACTGGTGGCGAGGTGCGAAGAAAATGATGGAGACAAATCATGAAGAGCTAACCTGGGAGGCTTTCAAGAATAAGTTCCTAGAAAAATACTTCCCGAAAAGTGCTAGGGCTGAGAAGGAGGCCCAATTTCTGAAGTTGTATCAAGGGAATCTCACGATAGCGGAATATGCGGCAAAGTTCGAGTCCCTAGCAAAGCACTTCCGCTATTTCCTAAATCAGATAGATGAAGAATACATGTGCGAGAGGTTTGAAAGCGGGCTTAGGTATGAGATTAAGGAGTTAGTGGGGCCCTTGGAGATACGTCAATATCAAGTGCTAGTGGAGAAATGCAAGAAAGTGGAGCAGATGAAACAGAGCCGCATGAATAGGGGTGCTATAGGTGGACCCATCAGACCTCAG GGGTATAACGACCAACAGAATAGGGGGCAGGCAGCATCAACAACACAAGCCATATGCCCGACCACTAGGGAATGCTTGAGATCAACCTCGACCTCAAAACAGGGAAGGTCAAGGGCCAAAAGTTCCAG AGAAGGACATAAGATATCTGAGTGTCCAATCAGACCAAGGGTTTGTTACATTTGTCAGAAACCAGaccattttgcaaatgaatgccCTGAACGGAAGGACGATAGAGCTGTCGACCGCAACAATGTCAACGACAATGTTGTACGCCTTACTGCCAATGGACGTGTCTACCACATCAATGGAGAGGAAACTCCATCTTCCTCTGAACTTATCCAAGGTGAGTGTTTAATTGCTGGAAGATCACTTAATGTAATTTATGATTCGGGGGCAACACACTCATTCATTTCATTGGATTGGGTGGATTCGCTCCAACTTACTGTTACTACTTTGCCGTTTGATTTGGTGGTTACCCTACCTTCTACCGAATCAGTGAAATGTAATACGGCTTGCTTGCAATGTCCGTTGATTGTGTTTGATATGAGATTCAacgttgatttgatttgtattcCCCTCAAGCCTGTGGGAGTGATCCTTGGAATGGATTGGTTGTCAAGCCATTATGTTctattggattgtgctcgtaagtATGTGATATTCCAAGACCCAGGTGTTTCTCGATTCCTCGATACCAATAAATAG